In the Balaenoptera musculus isolate JJ_BM4_2016_0621 chromosome 20, mBalMus1.pri.v3, whole genome shotgun sequence genome, CTCCTCACTGTCTGTTCATCAATAATCACAAGAagatacacctgaaactaacacaacattgtaaatcaactatactccaatacaaaataaaaattaaattaaaaaaattatcacaagAAGATACTCTGTGATCAAAACAATTCTTTTGGGAtataaagtacacacacacacacacacacacacacacaccttgacTTGAAAAACCAGCTCATTTCCACCAACACTGAACTGTGATTCAAACAGGATTGTAAATTTTTCTTCTGTCACCGACTCCGCTCCACGACGGTCAGACCTCTTAATTCGTTTCAGggactgaaaaggagaaaaatagaggATAAAGCCCTCAAACAGCTAGGGAAAATTCGTTCATCCTCTTCTCCCATGCTCACCATGTTCCTGAAGTGGGCGCTGAGGGTGCCCGTGGCCTGGTGATACTCCATCACACAGCAGTTGTTCAAGATCTCCCCGCTGTAATCACTGCAAATCAGACAGACTCAACTTTAAACCCATACAGGGTCTCAGCACACACAAGGTAGAAAACATATTGGGGGTAGGAGGAAATAAAGAAGGCTGTCAAAAAACTTAAGTCATTTAAGAGGAGATGGGGGTTCGGCTGTATAATCTATCTAAGAAATAAATGtacataaaacacataaaaagttTCCTTTAGACATATCCCTCCTAAATCATAGCTTCTTCACAGAAGAACCCCCTTACTCCTTCTCTGAGAGCTGGAAAAGGACAGAGAGCTAATGGGGCTCCTACAAAGGAATGGCCAGGCCTAGAAACTTCCTAGAAGGTGGGATCACTTTCCTCCTATTTCGAGGGCAACGTACTTGCGGGTGTTCTCGTTCTTGAGCAGCGACTTGGCCTGCTGCTCACTGATGATGGTGGCCTTCACCTGGGGGGGGTTCATGTGCACGTTCAGcttcccacccaccagcaggcgcACGGTGGCTGCGAACTTGGTCTGGGTCTTCAGGACCTGAGGGGGCTGCTTCTCGATGATGAACGTGCTGCGGGGACACAAGCGACCAGGTGATGCCTCAGGGGACAGCGCTCCGGTCCCTCCCTCCGCATGGGGAGGCCACCTTGCGTGGGGCACAGCAGGCGAAGGAAGGGCTTGTGGCACAGCCCCCGGTCCCTGGGGGGCCACTGCGAGTCGGGGGAGCTggcaggaggggaggcaggagatGAACTCAACAGCTGAAACGGGCTGCAGGGAACAAGCCCATATAGTGTCCACGACAGAGACTGGGCAAGGTCAACAGCAAGAGGCCACAGCAACAGGCGACAGAGGGGGATGGGATGAGGGTGTGAGGCAGAGACGGAAGGGTTGAAGCCAGAGCTCCGTCTGTAAAGACCCTGCTGCCCGCGACCCAGGCCAACCGGATGGGGCCTGGGCGTGGCCGAGAGGCCGCAATCACCTGGTCACCAGGGCTGAGATGATGTCTGTGATGGTGGCGTTGACCTCAGCCAGCATCTCCTCCACGGGGCCGGGGATGGGCAGCTGCTGGCAGAGGTGCTCAGCTCTGCGGATCTGCTGCCGGTTCTGCCAGATGATCTCCGCCAACTTCTCACACCTGCACAGGAGCCCCGAGGCCAAAGGGAAGGACAAAGCCTTCACCCCCTTCCTCCAGGCCAGAAGCCAGAAGGCTCCCAGGCCGGGGAGAAGGCCCAGACCCAGCTCCAGACCCGGCTCCACCCCCAGGAAGGCTCGGCGCCTTAGCCGCCTGGCCTGTCCACTGAGCAGAGCACAGCTGCCCTGCCttccagaaacacaaagaaacacacaggagGAGCGACCCTGACTCGGATCCAACCAGCCTGAGCGTCACTCTGCACCCCTggccccaccccactccctcaaCCAGGGACGCCCCTCTCGGGGGAGGTGGCACAGGACGGGGGCACCAAAGTCTGCATCAGGAACCAGACCACTGGTGAAATAAGACCTGTGCCCCGACAGAGGGAGCCGGCTGCTCACGTAAACACAGGAGCAGAGCAGCAGCCGGTGGCACCACGCTGAGCCCCTgccgcccccgcccggccccccacccccattaccAGGATTGTAGCACATCCAGGCTGCCCTCGGGGGGCCCTCCGTTCCCCGCCAGCTGCTGCCGCCGCTTCCACTGGATCAGCTCGTCATCCAGAATGATGGTCTGCTGCTTCCGCAGCAGCTGCAGGGTCTTCTGGTGCTTCTCGGCCAGCTCCTGAGGGGCGGGCGGCGGGTGAGCGGCCCTTCTGGGCTCTCAGAACAGCCCCACAGGGCCTCCCCTCACCCCTTGCCGACCCGCTCTGCCCTGCGTGCCCACACAGGGAGGAAGGCTCTGGCCTCCTGCTCTGCTGGGTCCCGCGCTCCTCctggctctctccctccctcaggtCCCCGGGGCGGCTCGGCTCAGGGTGTCACCTCCACGCCCGGGAGGGGAGACGCAGAGCCCACTCACCACGCGGTACTGCTGCAGCGTCTGGGCCTCGCGCTGCAGCCAGGCCTCCAGGGACACCTGCTTCTGCTGGAGGGCCGTCTCCCGGCTCAGACGCTCCTGGGGGTTCAGCTGGGCCAGCTGGGCAAACTGAGCTGGAGGACGGGACAGGACACCCACGACCATGACCTCCCTGGGTCCAGCAGGGAGCCCGGAAGAACTGCACTCACCTGTTCTGGAGGCAAAACCCTGGAGGGGACACAGCTGACAAGTGGCCAGTCAGGGTTCCACAGCCATGGCGCCCAAAGATGAGTGGACTCCGCCCCCTGGCCCCCCGACTCTGAGCTCCCCTTGGGGAGTGGGGAGACGGAAGCTTGGGGTACAGCTGAGGAGGAGCCAGCCCATggcctccctgcccacccagTCCTCCTCTCCCCACGCGGGGTCTGGCTTAGAGCCACCCTGCCTGGTCTGAAGTGTGTCCTCGCCGCTTAAAAGGTGGGTGAACTCGGGCAAATCCCCTCACTCTCCtatgcctcagcttccccaggtGTAAAATGGGACAATCACGGCACCTGCCTCAGTGGCTGCCGTGACGTTAAATAAGCAATGATACAGAAAATACTCAGGAAGCTGCCTGGCACCATCAGCTCCAGGTGAGAGTCAGTCCTCATGGTTAATGGGTTACAGGACAGGATTAAAGGCTGATGGAGCAGCTCTCAGCCCCAACCTTACAGGACAAAGCCTCATCAGGAAGGCCCTGCTCCGCGGGGCTGAGCGCAGCAGCCTCTCCTCAACATTGTGTCATAACCTACGTGGGAAAAGGATacgaagggggaagggggggtttCTCCAGGGGCTGAAGGGGCCTAACGTGTTTGTCCAGGTTGGGTCACTGTGAGCTCAGCAGACCAAccggaagagggagagagagagagtgtccAGGGCCACTGGGGACATGAAAGCAGCAAGATTCTCAAGAGAGGGAGGCAGCTTCTCTCCACACCAGCTGTCAGGCATCTCATCGATGGCAGGAATAAGGTAACGAGGCCTCACTGACGTCCTTTTCAAAAAATCTGTTATATGATACTTAAGACCTAGGCAAGTATTGATAGAAAGGATGATACAAGGAACACCTGTGTATCAAGAAGCCAGCTTAAGAAAGTGAACATTTCCACAGTTAAGCACCTGTACACCCTCCCCTGCCGGcatccccatccctccctccacaggCAATCACCATCCTAGATGCTGGCGTTCCTACCCCCACCAATAGGCTTTTGGAATGTCCCACGGTCCTTACTGGGGCTGAGTCAAGAAGATGAGAGCGTCAGTCAGCAGGTCTTGGTCAAGTTCCTGGCAGGCCTCTGAGGGCCATGTCACACTGACCGAGGCCCTGCCCTATGGACGCACAAAAGCAACTAAGGACACACTAAAGCAACCCTAGACAGCCAGGAAAGCCCAGAACTAGAAGAGAACTTAGAAATATGGCTCTAACATGACTGCAGGGGACTGAGCAGGTAAGGAACATAGCAGAATAATCTGGAGAGCCACCTCCAAATCCTGCCACCCACAGGGAGGTGGCGGGGATCCCAACACCAGGCCCAGCCTCCTTATGCAAGTGACCCACTTAGCTCTCTCCTGGCAAACTGGAGAAGCTTCTGGGAAGGACGCCAGGAGACTTGAGGCAACTGTCTGCTCCACTGGAGGGAGCTGAGGCTTCCCTTGCACAGACAGATCAGTAGTCTGTGCTTCTGATGGGTGCACTTGATAAATGAGACTGAACTGACATTGCACGACGGGGACAAACCCAAATCAGAATCGAAACCCAACCTCACAAATAGGAAACAGAAAACCCCAGAATAGGATCATCAGTACTGTCAACCAGTCAATGGCCTTGGGTAGAAATAACAGCCTGAAATGTCCTGTTCCCTAATCTAGCAGGAGGGCCTTCCTTTCTTTCGGGTCAGTCTGGGATGGATTCAGATCTGAAGAAAGCTACTAGAATTATCCCCCCAACATTTACTCAACACTTGCTATGATTCAGGCAATGTGCTAGTCTCAGGGTACAGAGATAAAAGACATAGTTCCTTCTCAACAAATTTATATTCTACTGGGGAGGACAGAGTTAATAAATAGTATTAATACAGTTCTAAAACGGAGCCCACAGGCACGGTAGTAGAGGAGCACCtggtatgtgtatgcatgtgtattttCATGGCTGGTTGGTTGAGCTAAAGCTTCTCTGAGATTTTGAACTGGGCATGCAACCAGGGAGAGGAAACTACAGGTACACCTCGTTTTACTGTGCTGCAAtatattgcacttcacagatactgcatttttttttttttttaataaattgaaggcTTTTAGCAACCtcgtgtcaagcaagtctattggttgccatttttccaacagcatttgctcgtttcttgtctctgtgtcacattttggtaatcctcgcaatatttcaaactttttcattattgctaTATTTGTGGTGGTGATCTGTGATGGTGATCTTTGCTATTACTACTACagcttgctgaaggctcagatggttagcattttttagcaataaaatatttttaaactaaggtatgtacatttttttaagacataatgctattgcacactcaaAAGACTACAGTATagaataaacataacttttttttttttttaaattggtttttttttttttttttaaacttttgggttttatttatttatttatggctgtgttgggtcttcgtttctgtgcgagggctttctctagttgtggcaagtgggggccactcttcatcgcagtgcgcgggcctctcattatcgtggcctctcttgttgcggagcacaggctccagaagcgcaggctcagtaattgtggctcatgggcccagttgctccgcggcatgtgggatcttcccagaccagggctcgaacccgtgtcccctgcattggtaggcagattctcaaccactgcgccaccagggaagccctaaacataacttttatatgaactgggaaaccaaaaaattcatgtgacttgctttactgcaatattcactttattttagtGGTATGGAATCAAACCCTTGGCATCTCCAAAGCATGCCTGTATTAAAGTCACCCTGCCAAATTCTATAAGGTCAATAGGGGGCGCTCGTGGGGCTGCACACCCTCCAGACCGAATTCTGAAATTCTCTGTACCCAACTACCAGCAGGATTTACCCCAGGCAGGGGAGCCCTGGTCTATAAGGGCTAACTGAGATGCACTAGTTGCTCTGCCCCAGGACGGCCTCTCTGAATAACCACACAGAACAATATTAAAAGGCTGTAAAACACAGCCCCCGTGGCCCTAATACCCTCCCTGCTTAGAAAGTTTAACATTTCAATAAAGCATCACTTATAAAATGTCTGCCACATAAAGTACTGTCTGATACTGTTTCCTTAGTCCCTGTGCTCCTTCCCACAAGAGGAAATGTCTTCCCTCACAGCCCAGGAGCTCCTTGGATATGGGTAGCCAGAGTGAGACCCCAAGCTCTCCAAGGGCCAGCGCCTGTCTTCTCCCCTTCCAAAGCGTCAGCCTCCTGCACTGCCTTCAATGCAAATGATTCTCTGCTACTCCAGAGAGAGGTAAACGCTTCTAAATGGAGAACTGGTTCTCTTCCAACCCGACCAGCTTCTCTCTAGTCCTCATTCCCGTCCCCCAGACACACGCTGCCCTCCTACACCAGCCTCACCCTGGATCCTCAGGCTCTCTTGATACTGGATGATGAAGTACTCTTGAGTCTGCTGCAGCTTCTTCAGCTCATTCTCTGTGTCTTGCGTGACCAGTCGCAGCTCCTCAAATGTCTGGTTGATCTGAAGGTGTTTCTGGGACATGGCATCAGTGAGACTTCCAGCCGGAGAATTACCCTGGAGACAGATCAGGGAGAAAGTGTGGGCAGCAGTGAGCTGGGCAGGAGGATGGGAGAAAGCCTTAGGCCATAGACCCAAGGAAAGGGCAATGCTCGCATTATAACTGGGCTGAGATGCCAAAAGCTAAACTTTCAGTCAGAGAATTGCAAGTGTTGTTTGTGAGAGTTGGGGTAGAGTGGGAAAAGAGGAGCAATAGGAGACCTGGCAGACTATGGCATCTTCATAAAGTACCGCAGAAAGCTTCTGACCTCCACCAGAGTATCCCACATAGGGTCCATCTGGGTTCTCTCTGGAGAGACTAGAACTCAACATGTCCCAGGAGTTACCTGGGTTTTCCTACTAATAATGATGACCCCTCATTTCACAGTCATTCACTGACCCAATGCcacctgtgctaggtgctggggacacagtgggggaCAAGGCTGTGGAAACACACATCATCTGTGTCCTCCCTCGAGACCTTCTTGTGACTGAGGGAAGAGGGTGAACCACTCACAGGTGGCATCCTGGAGACCCCAAATGAAGTGACAGGGGAGGCATCCACAAGGGCTTTGTGGATCCAGCCACTGAACTGCCCTGGTTGGATCTATTTCTTCCACACCTGGTTGCGGGGTTGGGGGGTGAGCAGAGGCTGTTCTTAAGTAATCTCACCTGAGTATAAGCATGCCTCTCCTCAAATACAACTCAGTTGGGGTAAAATTATTTTGCACTTGTTCACATTGCTTTGTGGTTGCGATCTCATCAAGGTTACAAGTCAGTTAAGATCAGAGAccagtcttctatttcctttgggCTTCTAAGGACAATGCTCTGTGTATAGTGACACCAACAGATGCACACCGAGTCATCTTGACAAAGCTGGGTCCAGAAAGAGCTGGGCAAGAAAGGACATCCCAATGCCTCTCCCCAAACCCATGGACACTCACATTGTTGGCTTCTCGGACCAGCCTCTGTTCATTGTACAGAATATGGCGGATGCAGCGGACCAGCTCCATGGGGCAGCGGTCATACGTGTTCTGAAAGAATCCAAGAGCAAACATTACTTTGTTCCACTCCATGCTATGGGGCCAAACCTCACCCGAGAGCAGGGGTCCAGATCTTATGATGGAGACTCCTAGTGTCACAATGGTGTAATCATGAGAAAAGCTGCTCCTCCAATGCCAACGGGGACAAGAAAAGCACATTGTGGGAAACCCAATCACAGGAAGAAGGtaaaattattctatttcttgCATCTTAATTTGCTTAAAGTAAGGGCACCATGCTTGGaaacagaatacattttaaagaggCCATATTAGAGAAGAAACTGGACACCACCTTGACTGGGCAATCAAAATTACTACCACCAATGAGGATAAGATGGACATTGTACGCCTCTGGATGTGATACCCTGAGAAAGACACAACACTACTTATTTAGAATTCTGATCAGGGGTGtgtaacctgaatctaatcatgaggaaacttCACACAAACCCCAAGTAAGGtccattttatacttaaaaaatagaggagctgaattattttaaaatgtcaatgtaATGAAGGACAAAGAAAGACTGACAAATGGTTCCATATGAAAGGAgattaaagagacatgacaactagaTGCAATATGTGATCTTGAACAGAATCCTgggctggaggggaaaaaaatgccctAAACGACATCAGTAAGTCAGTggacaaaatggaaataaaggtaTAAGATTACCTAAAAGTGTTGTATTGATGTTACATTTCCAGAAGTTGATAACTGTACTATAACTACATAAGAGAAGATGCATATTCTTAGAAAACGCACACTAGAGTACTTAGGGACAAAGGGACATGATGTATGTAACTTACTCTCAAGCaatgaaaatatgtgtgtgtgtgtgtatgcgcgtgAGCGCAGAGGGAGAATACAGTAAAGCACATGTTAACGACAGGTGAGTCTGAGCGTAGGTAGGGGTTCTTAGTATCAATCTCATAATTGTctatacatttgaaattattttcaaataaaaagtttaaaaaaggcaGCTACAACCACAAAGCCAAACAATAAGAACTTTATACATGTCACATGTGACTCAACAACCttgggttaaagaagaaaaagaaaatctctgaaTGAAGGAAGAGCCCCTGCAGGGAAGAGAATGAAGTGTGGCCTGGCGCTCACATCCACCTGGAGCTGCGTGGCCTGGAGCTCATGCCCACCTGGAGCCTTGAGGCCCCAAGATCACACCCACCTGGAGCTGCGTGGCGTAGTGCCCCAGCTTGATCTT is a window encoding:
- the STAT5B gene encoding signal transducer and activator of transcription 5B isoform X2, whose amino-acid sequence is MELVRCIRHILYNEQRLVREANNGNSPAGSLTDAMSQKHLQINQTFEELRLVTQDTENELKKLQQTQEYFIIQYQESLRIQAQFAQLAQLNPQERLSRETALQQKQVSLEAWLQREAQTLQQYRVELAEKHQKTLQLLRKQQTIILDDELIQWKRRQQLAGNGGPPEGSLDVLQSWCEKLAEIIWQNRQQIRRAEHLCQQLPIPGPVEEMLAEVNATITDIISALVTSTFIIEKQPPQVLKTQTKFAATVRLLVGGKLNVHMNPPQVKATIISEQQAKSLLKNENTRNDYSGEILNNCCVMEYHQATGTLSAHFRNMSLKRIKRSDRRGAESVTEEKFTILFESQFSVGGNELVFQVKTLSLPVVVIVHGSQDNNATATVLWDNAFAEPGRVPFAVPDKVLWPQLCEALNMKFKAEVQSNRGLTKENLVFLAQKLFNSGSSHLEDYNGMSVSWSQFNRENLPGRNYTFWQWFDGVMEVLKKHLKPHWNDGAILGFVNKQQAHDLLINKPDGTFLLRFSDSEIGGITIAWKFDSQERMFWNLMPFTTRDFSIRSLADRLGDLSYLIYVFPDRPKDEVYSKYYTPVPCEPATAKAVDGYVKPQIKQVVPEFVSASADSAGGSATYMDQAPSPAVCPQAHYNMYPQNPDPVIDNDGDFDLDDTMDVARRVEELLGRPMDSQWIPHAQS